The Pseudopipra pipra isolate bDixPip1 chromosome 6, bDixPip1.hap1, whole genome shotgun sequence genome includes a region encoding these proteins:
- the MADD gene encoding MAP kinase-activating death domain protein isoform X12 produces MVQKKRICPRLLDYLVIIGARHPSSDSVAQTPELLRRYPLEDHADFPLPPDVVFFCQPEGCLSVRQKRMSFRDDTSFVFTLTDKDTGVIRYGICVNFYRSFQKRVPKEKGEGTGGHRGREGQKVPKSGEASAPQEEVGTESSESGSSLQAPSAESTPDVNRSPRSKRLAKGSHRSRNSTLTSLCILSHYPFFSTFRECLYTLKRLVDCCSERLLGKKLGIPRGVQRDTMWRIFTGSLLVEEKSSALLHDLREIEAWIYRLLRSPMPVAGQKRVDVEVLPHELQPALTFALPDPSRFTLVDFPLHLPLELLGVDACLQVLTCILLEHKIVLQSRDYNALSMSVMAFVAMIYPLEYMFPVIPLLPTCMASAEQLLLAPTPYIIGVPASFFLYKLDFKMPDDVWLIDLDTNRVIVPTNAESLPALPEPEASELKKHLKQCLVSMTAITQKQLLTPDNKALASMSLNTQPILNLEKFQEGQEVPLLLGRPQNDLQSTPSTEFNPLIYGNDVDSVDVATRVAMVRFFNSPNVLQGFQMHTRTLRLFPRPVVAFQANSFLASRPKQTPFADKLSRTQAVEYFGEWSLNPTNYAFQRIHNNMFDPALIGDKPKWYAHQLQPIHYRVYDSNSQLAEALNIPAEKETDSDPTDDSGSDSVDYDDSSSSYSSLGDFVSEMMKCDINGDTPNVDPLTHAALGDASEVEFDDFQEYSGDMDEQTMDSENSQENNQPRSSSSTTASSSPSTVIHGANHLYVMQTSEQINDLTGPQEAADSAEIEEKLAAGFSNHLPSLPLQPSFPKISLDRRESDIAAGSMSSSEGVVRKREYDNPYFEPQYGFPTEDEDDEQEESYTPRFDQNLNGSRSQKLLRPNSLKLANDSDADSDSRASSPNSTVSNNSSEGFGGIMSFASSLYRNHSTSFSLSNLALPTKVGRDKNTPFPSLKVFGLNTIMEIITEAGPVSNEGNRRALVDQKSSVIKHSPTVKRESPSPQGRTSNSSENQQFLKEVVHNVLDGQGVGWLNMKRVRRLLESEQLRVFVLSKLNRTIQSEEDARQDVIQDVEISRKVYKGMLDLLKCTVLSLEHSYANAGLGGMASVFGLLEIAHTHYYNKEPEKRKRSPTDGSVTPVGKDPGSSPRVEPKPAMQLPVPQIMPKPPSPAGKGPREFDTRSLKEENFIASIGTEGVKQFDLGETDEKKSQISADSGLSLASGSQKSDFDSIPSGGPTVMVRSTSQDSEVSTVSNSSGETLGADSDLSSNAGDGPSVENGGNLAGSRGTVSDSEIETNSATSSIFAKSHNLKQSVKDSKGSTPGRGPEEGNQRVYLYEGLLGRDKGSVWDQLEDAAMETFSMSKERSTLWDQMQFWEDAFLDAVMLEREGMGMDQGPQEMIDRYLSLGEHDRKRLEDDEDRLLATLLHNMIAYMLMIKVNKNDIRKKVRRLMGKSHIGLVHSQQINDILDKLANLNGRELPVRPSGSRHIKKQTFVVHAGTDTTGDIFFMEVCDDCIVLRSNIGTVYERWWYEKLINMTYCPKTKVLCLWRRNGQETQLNKFYTKKCRELYYCVKDSMERAAARQQSIKPGPELGGEFPVQDMKTGEGGLLQVTLEGINLKFMHSQVFIELNHIKKCNTVRGVFVLEEFVPETKEVVSHKYKTPMAHEICYSVLCLFSYVAAIRGKEAENKSKPPRPVSS; encoded by the exons ATGGTGCAGAAAAAGAGAATCTGCCCCCGCTTATTGGACTATCTTGTCATCATTGGAGCCAG GCACCCAAGCAGTGATAGTGTTGCTCAGACTCCCGAACTGCTGCGACGTTACCCTCTAGAAGACCATGCAGACTTTCCTCTACCGCCTGATGTTGTGTTCTTCTGCCAGCCAGAAGGATGTCTGAGTGTGCGGCAAAAACGCATGAGCTTCCGTGATGACACCTCCTTTGTCTTCACCCTCACAGACAAGGATACAGGTGTCATTCGCTATGGAATCTGTGTCAACTTCTACCGCTCCTTCCAGAAGCGAGTACccaaggagaagggagaaggcaCAGGGGGACATCGAGGTCGGGAGGGACAGAAGGTCCCTAAATCTGGAGAGGCATCAGCACCCCAAGAGGAAGTGGGCACTGAGAGTTCAGAGAGTGGTTCTTCACTGCAGGCTCCAAGTGCAGAGTCTACCCCTGATGTGAATCGATCACCGCGCAGTAAGCGTCTGGCCAAAGGCAGTCATCGCTCTCGGAACAGCACCCTGACTTCACTGTGCATCCTTAGTCATTATCCCTTCTTTTCCACATTTCGTGAGTGTCTCTACACCCTCAAGAGACTTGTGGACTGCTGTAGTGAGAGATTGTTGGGCAAGAAGTTGGGCATTCCTCGTGGGGTGCAGAG GGATACGATGTGGCGGATTTTCACAGGCTCTCTCCTGGTGGAAGAAAAGTCCAGTGCGTTGCTACACGACTTGCGGGAGATTGAGGCTTGGATATACCGTCTGCTCCGGTCACCAATGCCCGTTGCTGGTCAGAAGCGGGTGGATGTGGAAGTCTTGCCACATGAGTTGCAGCCAGCTTTGACCTTTGCTCTGCCTGATCCATCCCGCTTCACCTTGGTGGATTTTCCATTACATCTGCCTTTGGAGTTGTTGGGAGTGGATGCCTGCCTGCAGGTGCTGACCTGCATCCTTTTGGAGCATAAG ATTGTATTGCAGTCCCGAGATTATAATGCACTTTCAATGTCTGTGATGGCCTTTGTGGCCATGATCTACCCATTAGAGTACATGTTCCCCGTGatccctctgcttcccacctGCATGGCCTCTGCAGAACAG ttgcttctAGCCCCTACGCCTTATATCATTGGTGTTCCAGCAAGTTTCTTTCTTTACAAactggatttcaagatgcctGATGATGTTTGGCTTATTGACCTGGATACCAACAGG GTGATTGTTCCCACAAATGCAGAATCTttgccagcactgccagaaCCAGAAGCTTCAGAGCTGAAAAAGCATCTGAAACAG TGTCTGGTTAGCATGACTGCAATCACTCAGAAACAGCTGCTCACTCCCGACAACAAG GCCCTGGCCAGCATGAGTCTGAATACTCAGCCCATTCTTAATCTAGAGAAGttccaggaggggcaggaggtgccactgctgctgggaagaCCACAGAATGATTTGCAGTCTACTCCTTCCACAGAATTCAACCCCCTGATCTATGGAAATGATGTGGACTCTGTCGATGTGGCTACCAG aGTTGCTATGGTGAGATTCTTCAACTCACCAAATGTTTTGCAAGGTTTCCAAATGCATACTCGCACTCTTCGTCTCTTCCCACGACCAGTGGTGGCCTTCCAGGCAAATTCTTTTCTTGCCTCTAGGCCGAAGCAAACACCTTTTGCAGATAAGCTTTCCAGAACACAGGCAGTAGAATACTTTGGAGAATGGTCACTCAATCCTACTAACTATGCTTTCCAAAGAATTCATAACA ACATGTTTGACCCAGCCCTGATTGGTGACAAACCCAAGTGGTATGCTCACCAGCTGCAGCCGATCCACTATCGAGTCTATGACAGTAATTCACAGCTGGCTGAAGCACTGAATATCccagcagagaaagaaacagattcTGATCCCACTGATGACAG tggcagtgacaGTGTCGACTATGACGACTCAAGTTCCTCCTACTCCTCCCTTGGTGACTTTGTCAGTGAGATGATGAAATGTGACATTAATGGTGATACCCCAA ATGTTGACCCCCTGACTCATGCAGCCCTTGGTGATGCTAGTGAAGTGGAATTTGATGATTTTCAAGAATATTCAGGGGATATGGATGAACAGACCATGGACAGTGAGAACTCCCAGGAGAACAATCAGCCTCGTTCAAGTTCCAGTACTACAGCCAGTAGCAGCCCCAGCACTGTCATCCATGGAGCAAATCAT TTGTATGTAATGCAAACTAGCGAACAGATCAATGATTTGACTGGTCCACAGGAGGCAGCAGACTCAGCAGAAATAGAAGAGAAGTTGGCTGCTGGATTTTCAAACCACCTCCCTTCCTTGCCACTGCAACCAAGCTTTCCCAAGATAAGCTTGGATCGTCGTGAGAGTGACATTGCAGCTGGCAGCATGAGCTCCTCAGAAGGGGTGGTGAGGAAGCGAGAGTATGACAATCCATACTTTGAACCTCAGTATGGTTTTCCTACGGAGGATGAAGATGATGAGCAGGAAGAGAGCTACACCCCAAGATTTGACCAGAATCTCAATGGAAGCAG GTCTCAGAAGTTACTCCGGCCAAACAGTTTAAAACTGGCCAATGATTCTGATGCAGATTCAGATTCCAGGGCCAGCTCCCCAAACTCTACTGTCTCCAACAACAGCAGTGAAGGTTTTGGGGGCATCATGTCTTTTGCAA GCAGCTTGTACAGAAACCACAGCACAAGTTTCAGTTTGTCCAACTTAGCCCTACCAACGAAAGTTGGGAGAGACAAGAATACTCCTTTTCCCAGCCTGAAAG TATTTGGGTTAAATACTATAATGGAGATTATTACTGAAGCTGGCCCAGTAAGCAATGAAG GAAATAGACGAGCTCTTGTGGATCAAAAATCTTCAGTCATAAAGCACAGCCCAACAGTGAAGAGGGAATCTCCATCGCCTCAGGGACGAACTAGCAATTCCAG TGAGAAccagcagttcctgaaggaGGTGGTACACAATGTTCTTGATGGGCAGGGTGTTGGCTGGCTGAATATGAAGAGAGTCCGACGTCTGCTGGAGAGTGAGCAGCTCCGTGTCTTTGTACTAAGCAAGCTGAATCGCACCATCCAGTCAGAAGAAGATGCTCGACAGGATGTCATACAGGACGTG GAGATCAGCCGCAAGGTTTATAAAGGAATGCTGGACTTGCTGAAGTGCACAGTCTTAAGCTTGGAGCATTCATATGCAAATGCTGGCCTGGGAGGCATGGCCAGTGTTTTTGGCCTGCTAGAGATAGCACATACTCACTATTATAATAAAG aaccagaaaagagaaaacGCAGTCCAACAGATGGATCTGTCACTCCAGTTGGCAAGGATCCTGGATCATCCCCAAGAGTGGAGCCAAAACCTGCGATGCAGCTGCCGGTACCTCAGATAATGCCAAAGCCACCAAGCCCTGCAGGCAAAGGGCCAAGGGAGTTTGACACAAGAAGtctaaaggaagaaaattttattgCTTCCATTG gAACAGAAGGTGTGAAACAATTCGATTTGGGAGAAACAGATGAGAAGAAATCCCAAATCAGTGCAGACAGTGGCCTCAGTTTGGCCTCAGGTTCTCAG AAGAGTGATTTTGACTCTATTCCCAGTGGAGGACCAACAGTTATGGTCCGAAGTACAAGCCAGGATTCTGAAGTCAGCACT GTTAGTAACAGTTCTGGAGAGACATTAGGAGCAGACAGTGACTTGAGTAGCAATGCTGGTGATGGCCCGAGTGTGGAAAATGGTGGCAATTTGGCAGGATCCAGAGGCACTGTGTCAGACAGCGAAATTGAGACAAACTCTGCTACTAGCTCTATCTTT GCGAAGTCTCACAACCTGAAGCAGAGTGTGAAGGATAGCAAAGGCAGTACTCCAGGGAGAGGTCCAGAGGAAGGGAACCAACGTGTCTATCTATATGAAGGACTTTTGG GTAGGGATAAAGGATCTGTCTGGGACCAGTTAGAGGATGCTGCAATGGAAACCTTCTCTATGA GCAAAGAGCGTTCAACTTTATGGGACCAGATGCAGTTCTGGGAAGATGCTTTTTTGGATGCTGTAATGTTAGAGAGAGAAGGAATGGGGATGGACCAGGGACCTCAGGAGATGATTGACAG GTATCTTTCCCTGGGAGAACATGATCGAAAGCGTTTGGAGGATGATGAGGACCGTTTGTTGGCTACACTGCTGCATAATATGATTGCCTATATGCTTATGataaag GTGAACAAGAAtgatattaggaaaaaggtGCGACGTCTAATGGGAAAATCACATATTGGATTGGTGCACAGTCAGCAAATAAACGATATTCTAGACAAACTTGCCAATCTG aatgGACGGGAACTCCCTGTGAGACCCAGTGGCAGCCGCCATATCAAGAAGCAGACTTTTGTAGTACATGCTGGGACAGACACAACAGGAGACATATTTTTTATGGAG GTATGTGATGATTGTATTGTGCTTAGAAGCAACATTGGAACTGTCTATGAACGTTGGTGGTATGAGAAACTCATCAACATGACTTACTGTCCCAAAACAAAAGTGCTCTGCCTCTGGCGCAGGAATGGTCAGGAGACACAACTGAACAAGTTCTACACAAAGAAG TGTCGGGAACTATACTACTGTGTAAAAGACAGTATGGAGCGAGCAGCAGCAAGACAGCAGAGCATTAAACCAG
- the MADD gene encoding MAP kinase-activating death domain protein isoform X18, with the protein MVQKKRICPRLLDYLVIIGARHPSSDSVAQTPELLRRYPLEDHADFPLPPDVVFFCQPEGCLSVRQKRMSFRDDTSFVFTLTDKDTGVIRYGICVNFYRSFQKRVPKEKGEGTGGHRGREGQKVPKSGEASAPQEEVGTESSESGSSLQAPSAESTPDVNRSPRSKRLAKGSHRSRNSTLTSLCILSHYPFFSTFRECLYTLKRLVDCCSERLLGKKLGIPRGVQRDTMWRIFTGSLLVEEKSSALLHDLREIEAWIYRLLRSPMPVAGQKRVDVEVLPHELQPALTFALPDPSRFTLVDFPLHLPLELLGVDACLQVLTCILLEHKIVLQSRDYNALSMSVMAFVAMIYPLEYMFPVIPLLPTCMASAEQLLLAPTPYIIGVPASFFLYKLDFKMPDDVWLIDLDTNRVIVPTNAESLPALPEPEASELKKHLKQCLVSMTAITQKQLLTPDNKALASMSLNTQPILNLEKFQEGQEVPLLLGRPQNDLQSTPSTEFNPLIYGNDVDSVDVATRVAMVRFFNSPNVLQGFQMHTRTLRLFPRPVVAFQANSFLASRPKQTPFADKLSRTQAVEYFGEWSLNPTNYAFQRIHNNMFDPALIGDKPKWYAHQLQPIHYRVYDSNSQLAEALNIPAEKETDSDPTDDSGSDSVDYDDSSSSYSSLGDFVSEMMKCDINGDTPNVDPLTHAALGDASEVEFDDFQEYSGDMDEQTMDSENSQENNQPRSSSSTTASSSPSTVIHGANHEAADSAEIEEKLAAGFSNHLPSLPLQPSFPKISLDRRESDIAAGSMSSSEGVVRKREYDNPYFEPQYGFPTEDEDDEQEESYTPRFDQNLNGSRSQKLLRPNSLKLANDSDADSDSRASSPNSTVSNNSSEGFGGIMSFASSLYRNHSTSFSLSNLALPTKVGRDKNTPFPSLKGNRRALVDQKSSVIKHSPTVKRESPSPQGRTSNSSENQQFLKEVVHNVLDGQGVGWLNMKRVRRLLESEQLRVFVLSKLNRTIQSEEDARQDVIQDVEISRKVYKGMLDLLKCTVLSLEHSYANAGLGGMASVFGLLEIAHTHYYNKEPEKRKRSPTDGSVTPVGKDPGSSPRVEPKPAMQLPVPQIMPKPPSPAGKGPREFDTRSLKEENFIASIELWNKHQEVKKQKSLEKTRTEGVKQFDLGETDEKKSQISADSGLSLASGSQKSDFDSIPSGGPTVMVRSTSQDSEVSTVVSNSSGETLGADSDLSSNAGDGPSVENGGNLAGSRGTVSDSEIETNSATSSIFAKSHNLKQSVKDSKGSTPGRGPEEGNQRVYLYEGLLGRDKGSVWDQLEDAAMETFSMSKERSTLWDQMQFWEDAFLDAVMLEREGMGMDQGPQEMIDRYLSLGEHDRKRLEDDEDRLLATLLHNMIAYMLMIKVNKNDIRKKVRRLMGKSHIGLVHSQQINDILDKLANLNGRELPVRPSGSRHIKKQTFVVHAGTDTTGDIFFMEVCDDCIVLRSNIGTVYERWWYEKLINMTYCPKTKVLCLWRRNGQETQLNKFYTKKCRELYYCVKDSMERAAARQQSIKPGPELGGEFPVQDMKTGEGGLLQVTLEGINLKFMHSQVFIELNHIKKCNTVRGVFVLEEFVPETKEVVSHKYKTPMAHEICYSVLCLFSYVAAIRGKEAENKSKPPRPVSS; encoded by the exons ATGGTGCAGAAAAAGAGAATCTGCCCCCGCTTATTGGACTATCTTGTCATCATTGGAGCCAG GCACCCAAGCAGTGATAGTGTTGCTCAGACTCCCGAACTGCTGCGACGTTACCCTCTAGAAGACCATGCAGACTTTCCTCTACCGCCTGATGTTGTGTTCTTCTGCCAGCCAGAAGGATGTCTGAGTGTGCGGCAAAAACGCATGAGCTTCCGTGATGACACCTCCTTTGTCTTCACCCTCACAGACAAGGATACAGGTGTCATTCGCTATGGAATCTGTGTCAACTTCTACCGCTCCTTCCAGAAGCGAGTACccaaggagaagggagaaggcaCAGGGGGACATCGAGGTCGGGAGGGACAGAAGGTCCCTAAATCTGGAGAGGCATCAGCACCCCAAGAGGAAGTGGGCACTGAGAGTTCAGAGAGTGGTTCTTCACTGCAGGCTCCAAGTGCAGAGTCTACCCCTGATGTGAATCGATCACCGCGCAGTAAGCGTCTGGCCAAAGGCAGTCATCGCTCTCGGAACAGCACCCTGACTTCACTGTGCATCCTTAGTCATTATCCCTTCTTTTCCACATTTCGTGAGTGTCTCTACACCCTCAAGAGACTTGTGGACTGCTGTAGTGAGAGATTGTTGGGCAAGAAGTTGGGCATTCCTCGTGGGGTGCAGAG GGATACGATGTGGCGGATTTTCACAGGCTCTCTCCTGGTGGAAGAAAAGTCCAGTGCGTTGCTACACGACTTGCGGGAGATTGAGGCTTGGATATACCGTCTGCTCCGGTCACCAATGCCCGTTGCTGGTCAGAAGCGGGTGGATGTGGAAGTCTTGCCACATGAGTTGCAGCCAGCTTTGACCTTTGCTCTGCCTGATCCATCCCGCTTCACCTTGGTGGATTTTCCATTACATCTGCCTTTGGAGTTGTTGGGAGTGGATGCCTGCCTGCAGGTGCTGACCTGCATCCTTTTGGAGCATAAG ATTGTATTGCAGTCCCGAGATTATAATGCACTTTCAATGTCTGTGATGGCCTTTGTGGCCATGATCTACCCATTAGAGTACATGTTCCCCGTGatccctctgcttcccacctGCATGGCCTCTGCAGAACAG ttgcttctAGCCCCTACGCCTTATATCATTGGTGTTCCAGCAAGTTTCTTTCTTTACAAactggatttcaagatgcctGATGATGTTTGGCTTATTGACCTGGATACCAACAGG GTGATTGTTCCCACAAATGCAGAATCTttgccagcactgccagaaCCAGAAGCTTCAGAGCTGAAAAAGCATCTGAAACAG TGTCTGGTTAGCATGACTGCAATCACTCAGAAACAGCTGCTCACTCCCGACAACAAG GCCCTGGCCAGCATGAGTCTGAATACTCAGCCCATTCTTAATCTAGAGAAGttccaggaggggcaggaggtgccactgctgctgggaagaCCACAGAATGATTTGCAGTCTACTCCTTCCACAGAATTCAACCCCCTGATCTATGGAAATGATGTGGACTCTGTCGATGTGGCTACCAG aGTTGCTATGGTGAGATTCTTCAACTCACCAAATGTTTTGCAAGGTTTCCAAATGCATACTCGCACTCTTCGTCTCTTCCCACGACCAGTGGTGGCCTTCCAGGCAAATTCTTTTCTTGCCTCTAGGCCGAAGCAAACACCTTTTGCAGATAAGCTTTCCAGAACACAGGCAGTAGAATACTTTGGAGAATGGTCACTCAATCCTACTAACTATGCTTTCCAAAGAATTCATAACA ACATGTTTGACCCAGCCCTGATTGGTGACAAACCCAAGTGGTATGCTCACCAGCTGCAGCCGATCCACTATCGAGTCTATGACAGTAATTCACAGCTGGCTGAAGCACTGAATATCccagcagagaaagaaacagattcTGATCCCACTGATGACAG tggcagtgacaGTGTCGACTATGACGACTCAAGTTCCTCCTACTCCTCCCTTGGTGACTTTGTCAGTGAGATGATGAAATGTGACATTAATGGTGATACCCCAA ATGTTGACCCCCTGACTCATGCAGCCCTTGGTGATGCTAGTGAAGTGGAATTTGATGATTTTCAAGAATATTCAGGGGATATGGATGAACAGACCATGGACAGTGAGAACTCCCAGGAGAACAATCAGCCTCGTTCAAGTTCCAGTACTACAGCCAGTAGCAGCCCCAGCACTGTCATCCATGGAGCAAATCAT GAGGCAGCAGACTCAGCAGAAATAGAAGAGAAGTTGGCTGCTGGATTTTCAAACCACCTCCCTTCCTTGCCACTGCAACCAAGCTTTCCCAAGATAAGCTTGGATCGTCGTGAGAGTGACATTGCAGCTGGCAGCATGAGCTCCTCAGAAGGGGTGGTGAGGAAGCGAGAGTATGACAATCCATACTTTGAACCTCAGTATGGTTTTCCTACGGAGGATGAAGATGATGAGCAGGAAGAGAGCTACACCCCAAGATTTGACCAGAATCTCAATGGAAGCAG GTCTCAGAAGTTACTCCGGCCAAACAGTTTAAAACTGGCCAATGATTCTGATGCAGATTCAGATTCCAGGGCCAGCTCCCCAAACTCTACTGTCTCCAACAACAGCAGTGAAGGTTTTGGGGGCATCATGTCTTTTGCAA GCAGCTTGTACAGAAACCACAGCACAAGTTTCAGTTTGTCCAACTTAGCCCTACCAACGAAAGTTGGGAGAGACAAGAATACTCCTTTTCCCAGCCTGAAAG GAAATAGACGAGCTCTTGTGGATCAAAAATCTTCAGTCATAAAGCACAGCCCAACAGTGAAGAGGGAATCTCCATCGCCTCAGGGACGAACTAGCAATTCCAG TGAGAAccagcagttcctgaaggaGGTGGTACACAATGTTCTTGATGGGCAGGGTGTTGGCTGGCTGAATATGAAGAGAGTCCGACGTCTGCTGGAGAGTGAGCAGCTCCGTGTCTTTGTACTAAGCAAGCTGAATCGCACCATCCAGTCAGAAGAAGATGCTCGACAGGATGTCATACAGGACGTG GAGATCAGCCGCAAGGTTTATAAAGGAATGCTGGACTTGCTGAAGTGCACAGTCTTAAGCTTGGAGCATTCATATGCAAATGCTGGCCTGGGAGGCATGGCCAGTGTTTTTGGCCTGCTAGAGATAGCACATACTCACTATTATAATAAAG aaccagaaaagagaaaacGCAGTCCAACAGATGGATCTGTCACTCCAGTTGGCAAGGATCCTGGATCATCCCCAAGAGTGGAGCCAAAACCTGCGATGCAGCTGCCGGTACCTCAGATAATGCCAAAGCCACCAAGCCCTGCAGGCAAAGGGCCAAGGGAGTTTGACACAAGAAGtctaaaggaagaaaattttattgCTTCCATTG AATTGTGGAACAAGCACCAGGaagtgaaaaagcaaaaatctttggaaaaaacga gAACAGAAGGTGTGAAACAATTCGATTTGGGAGAAACAGATGAGAAGAAATCCCAAATCAGTGCAGACAGTGGCCTCAGTTTGGCCTCAGGTTCTCAG AAGAGTGATTTTGACTCTATTCCCAGTGGAGGACCAACAGTTATGGTCCGAAGTACAAGCCAGGATTCTGAAGTCAGCACTGTG GTTAGTAACAGTTCTGGAGAGACATTAGGAGCAGACAGTGACTTGAGTAGCAATGCTGGTGATGGCCCGAGTGTGGAAAATGGTGGCAATTTGGCAGGATCCAGAGGCACTGTGTCAGACAGCGAAATTGAGACAAACTCTGCTACTAGCTCTATCTTT GCGAAGTCTCACAACCTGAAGCAGAGTGTGAAGGATAGCAAAGGCAGTACTCCAGGGAGAGGTCCAGAGGAAGGGAACCAACGTGTCTATCTATATGAAGGACTTTTGG GTAGGGATAAAGGATCTGTCTGGGACCAGTTAGAGGATGCTGCAATGGAAACCTTCTCTATGA GCAAAGAGCGTTCAACTTTATGGGACCAGATGCAGTTCTGGGAAGATGCTTTTTTGGATGCTGTAATGTTAGAGAGAGAAGGAATGGGGATGGACCAGGGACCTCAGGAGATGATTGACAG GTATCTTTCCCTGGGAGAACATGATCGAAAGCGTTTGGAGGATGATGAGGACCGTTTGTTGGCTACACTGCTGCATAATATGATTGCCTATATGCTTATGataaag GTGAACAAGAAtgatattaggaaaaaggtGCGACGTCTAATGGGAAAATCACATATTGGATTGGTGCACAGTCAGCAAATAAACGATATTCTAGACAAACTTGCCAATCTG aatgGACGGGAACTCCCTGTGAGACCCAGTGGCAGCCGCCATATCAAGAAGCAGACTTTTGTAGTACATGCTGGGACAGACACAACAGGAGACATATTTTTTATGGAG GTATGTGATGATTGTATTGTGCTTAGAAGCAACATTGGAACTGTCTATGAACGTTGGTGGTATGAGAAACTCATCAACATGACTTACTGTCCCAAAACAAAAGTGCTCTGCCTCTGGCGCAGGAATGGTCAGGAGACACAACTGAACAAGTTCTACACAAAGAAG TGTCGGGAACTATACTACTGTGTAAAAGACAGTATGGAGCGAGCAGCAGCAAGACAGCAGAGCATTAAACCAG